In Pseudobacter ginsenosidimutans, the following are encoded in one genomic region:
- a CDS encoding DNA topoisomerase IV subunit B: MAKEKETTVQGEYTEDSIRSLDWREHIRLRPGMYIGKLGDGSSPDDGIYVLLKEVIDNCIDEHTMGYGKQVEISIEGKNVSVRDYGRGIPLGKVVDVVSKINTGAKYDSKAFQKSVGLNGVGTKAVNALSTYFKVTAYRDGKEKTAEFEKGVLTKEYKEQKTDEPNGTLITFIPDETVFKNFHFLHEYLDGQLWNYCYLNAGLVMNLNGKKYVSKNGLLDLLQRKTNEDEIRYPIIHLKGEDIEVAITHENSYGEEYYSFVNGQYTTQGGTHLAAFREAFVKTIREFYKKDYDAADIRGSICAAISVRVQEPVFESQTKTKLGSQVVYENGPTMKNFVNDFLSKELDNFLHRNPTTAEALKKRIEQSERERKELAGIKKLANERAKKANLHNKKLRDCRYHYNDEPTGKDKEAIREKQAESTIFITEGDSASGSITKSRNVETQAVFSLRGKPLNCFGLTKKVVYENEEFNLLQHALNIEEGYEGLRYNNIVIATDADVDGMHIRLLMMTFFLQFFPDLVKNQHVYILETPLFRVRDKKETFYCYDEGEKAKAIKKLGGKPEITRFKGLGEISPDEFGRFIGPEMRKQPVIIEQGEHVQALLEYYMGKNTQERQEFIIDNLRVELDLAEETETAK; this comes from the coding sequence ATGGCAAAAGAAAAAGAAACCACCGTTCAAGGCGAGTATACCGAAGACTCGATACGCAGTCTCGACTGGAGGGAACATATCCGCCTCCGCCCCGGGATGTACATCGGGAAACTAGGTGATGGATCCAGCCCCGATGACGGGATCTATGTATTGCTCAAAGAGGTGATCGACAACTGTATCGATGAACATACAATGGGCTACGGTAAGCAGGTTGAGATCTCCATCGAAGGGAAGAATGTATCTGTACGCGACTATGGCCGGGGCATTCCCCTCGGTAAGGTGGTGGACGTAGTGAGCAAGATCAATACCGGCGCCAAATACGATAGCAAGGCCTTCCAGAAATCAGTAGGTCTCAATGGTGTGGGTACAAAGGCGGTGAACGCCCTCAGTACCTATTTCAAGGTAACAGCTTATCGTGATGGCAAGGAAAAGACCGCCGAATTCGAAAAAGGCGTGCTTACCAAAGAATACAAAGAACAAAAGACCGACGAGCCAAACGGTACCCTCATCACCTTCATCCCCGACGAAACAGTATTCAAGAATTTCCACTTCCTCCACGAATACCTCGATGGACAGCTCTGGAATTATTGCTACCTCAACGCCGGCCTGGTGATGAACCTCAACGGCAAAAAATATGTGAGCAAGAACGGTCTGCTGGACCTTCTCCAGCGCAAGACCAATGAAGACGAGATCCGCTACCCGATAATCCACCTCAAGGGGGAAGACATCGAAGTGGCCATCACTCACGAGAATTCTTACGGCGAAGAATATTACTCCTTCGTTAACGGTCAGTATACAACACAGGGGGGAACACACCTCGCGGCATTCCGCGAAGCTTTCGTGAAAACCATCCGCGAGTTCTATAAAAAGGATTATGATGCCGCCGATATCCGTGGCAGCATCTGCGCCGCCATCTCCGTTCGCGTACAGGAGCCCGTGTTCGAAAGCCAGACCAAGACCAAGCTCGGTTCACAGGTGGTGTATGAGAATGGCCCTACCATGAAGAACTTCGTGAACGACTTCCTCTCGAAAGAACTGGATAATTTCCTGCACCGCAATCCGACCACTGCTGAAGCGCTCAAAAAGCGTATCGAGCAGAGCGAGCGTGAACGCAAGGAACTGGCCGGTATCAAGAAGCTCGCCAACGAGCGCGCCAAAAAAGCCAACCTGCACAATAAGAAGCTGCGCGACTGCCGTTATCATTATAACGACGAACCCACTGGAAAAGACAAGGAAGCCATCCGTGAAAAACAGGCAGAGAGCACCATCTTCATCACCGAAGGTGACTCCGCCAGCGGAAGCATCACCAAGAGCCGTAACGTGGAAACACAGGCCGTTTTCAGTCTTCGCGGTAAACCACTCAACTGTTTTGGCCTTACCAAAAAGGTAGTATACGAGAACGAAGAGTTCAATCTGCTTCAGCACGCATTGAATATCGAAGAAGGCTATGAAGGGCTTCGTTACAATAATATCGTGATCGCTACCGATGCCGATGTGGACGGTATGCATATCCGTTTGCTGATGATGACCTTCTTCCTGCAGTTCTTCCCTGACCTGGTGAAGAACCAGCACGTATACATCCTGGAAACGCCGCTGTTCCGTGTGCGCGACAAGAAAGAAACCTTCTATTGTTATGACGAAGGAGAAAAAGCGAAAGCCATCAAAAAACTGGGCGGCAAACCAGAGATCACACGTTTCAAAGGACTGGGTGAGATCTCTCCCGATGAGTTCGGAAGGTTCATCGGTCCGGAAATGCGCAAACAACCTGTGATCATTGAACAGGGCGAGCACGTGCAGGCATTGCTGGAATACTATATGGGCAAGAACACCCAGGAACGCCAGGAGTTCATCATCGATAACCTGCGCGTAGAGCTGGACCTGGCCGAAGAAACTGAAACTGCTAAATAG
- a CDS encoding DUF1835 domain-containing protein, producing MIHIVFNEPDVAVLQKAIELEESMQGDIVLIRDDYAVGPIADIYVGEGIEARKQWWKDVLAGGDYDGKVETDEVNDYKTVAELVGTMRRNPDEIIWIWAAQNKHDVSGYYWLLNYMAEFQGRVFILYLNNLPFINEKGLIFYPEWLSVIPPKEFLKARKLARPITLSEFEVDPDEWKKLMQENKGVRILEGGKKLAHFDYDFYDADLKKYITNDWQKASKIIHQFLSKNKQTTGDAYILWRLKQILAAGEYDVQGELKGMKDFEVKGKSAVQATSEQEQ from the coding sequence ATGATTCATATCGTTTTCAATGAACCCGATGTAGCGGTGCTTCAAAAAGCCATTGAACTGGAAGAATCCATGCAGGGCGATATAGTGCTGATCAGGGATGATTATGCTGTTGGCCCTATCGCCGATATCTATGTAGGCGAAGGCATCGAAGCCAGGAAACAGTGGTGGAAAGATGTGCTGGCCGGCGGTGATTATGATGGAAAAGTGGAAACCGATGAAGTGAACGATTACAAGACCGTTGCCGAACTGGTGGGCACCATGCGCCGCAATCCCGATGAGATCATCTGGATCTGGGCCGCACAGAACAAGCACGATGTAAGCGGCTACTACTGGCTGCTCAACTATATGGCGGAATTCCAGGGAAGGGTATTCATCCTTTACCTGAACAACCTGCCCTTCATCAATGAAAAAGGACTCATCTTCTATCCTGAATGGTTATCCGTAATTCCTCCGAAGGAATTTCTGAAAGCCAGGAAGCTGGCGCGCCCTATCACGCTCAGTGAATTTGAAGTGGACCCCGATGAATGGAAGAAACTGATGCAGGAGAACAAAGGCGTCCGCATCCTGGAAGGTGGTAAGAAACTCGCTCATTTTGATTACGATTTCTATGATGCCGATCTGAAAAAGTACATCACCAACGACTGGCAGAAGGCCAGCAAGATCATCCATCAATTCCTCAGCAAGAACAAGCAAACTACCGGTGATGCTTATATACTGTGGAGATTGAAACAGATCCTCGCTGCCGGAGAATACGATGTGCAGGGTGAACTGAAAGGCATGAAAGACTTTGAAGTGAAAGGAAAGTCGGCGGTTCAGGCCACTTCAGAACAGGAACAATAA
- a CDS encoding DNA gyrase/topoisomerase IV subunit A gives MAKSKISEQALESNSGVSGQYKTWFLDYASYVILERAVPAVEDGLKPVQRRILHAMKEMDDGRFNKVANIIGQAMQYHPHGDASIGDALVNMGQKDLLIDTQGNWGDIRTGDDAAAPRYIEARLSKFALDVAFNNKTTDWATSYDGRKNEPVTLPMKFPLLLAHGAEGIAVGLATKILPHNFNELIDAAIKYLRGKKFDLYPDFQTGGMIDVTNYNEGKRGGKVRVRAIIEEFDKKTLLIKNVPYGVTTTSMIDSIIKANDQGKIKIKKVTDNTAADVEIQVDLAPGISPDITIDALYAFTDCEVSISPNACVIVDKKPVFLGVHELLRVSVEKTKDLLKRELEIKLAELQEKWHYTSLEKIFFEEKIYKELEKRHETWDKVLDAIDKAFNPFKAQLKREITREDLIKLTEKPVRRIYKLDIDDLINQIKGLEKEIKQVKHDLNNLIDFAVAYYERLKEKYGKTRERKTEIKPFEVVQAKAVAIANAKLYVNRADGFVGTGLKKDEFVADCSDLDDVIVFTRAGKMKIVKVSDKTFIGKDIIHIAIFQKNDERTTYNMIYVDAKSGISFAKRFNVTGITRDKEYDLTKGAEKSKVHYFTANPNGEAEVVKVILSPNASARIKEFDFYFEELEIKGRSSMGNQVTKYPIKNVKFKEAGKSTLGGRKLWFDDQFGRLNTEEKGEYLGSFQAEDRLLVFYHDGTYMITDQEVTQRFDPENVIRIEKFNPEKTVTAIYLDNDKQQFNVKRFRIETTTLFNKFTMIKEGPDNYLEAVSTHPEPIVVIRQGRGQQQRTSKIKINDFVEVMGWKAVGNKLADFSKSTEFEWVMKEKKEEANDQPELF, from the coding sequence ATGGCTAAATCGAAAATATCAGAGCAGGCTTTGGAAAGCAATTCAGGTGTATCAGGACAATACAAGACCTGGTTCCTTGATTATGCTTCTTATGTGATCCTGGAGCGTGCGGTACCGGCTGTGGAAGACGGATTGAAACCCGTACAACGCCGTATCCTGCATGCCATGAAAGAAATGGATGATGGCAGGTTCAACAAAGTGGCCAATATCATCGGGCAGGCGATGCAGTACCACCCACACGGTGATGCCAGTATCGGCGATGCACTGGTGAATATGGGACAGAAAGACCTGCTCATAGATACCCAGGGTAACTGGGGCGATATCCGCACCGGAGACGATGCGGCCGCACCTCGTTACATCGAGGCACGTCTCAGCAAATTTGCGCTGGACGTGGCTTTCAATAATAAAACAACTGATTGGGCAACCAGCTATGATGGCCGTAAGAACGAGCCCGTGACACTTCCCATGAAGTTCCCGCTCTTGCTGGCGCATGGCGCTGAAGGTATCGCGGTGGGGCTGGCTACCAAGATCCTTCCACACAATTTCAATGAACTGATCGACGCCGCCATCAAATACCTCCGCGGAAAGAAATTCGATCTCTATCCCGATTTCCAGACCGGTGGTATGATCGACGTTACCAATTACAACGAAGGTAAACGCGGCGGCAAAGTGCGTGTGCGCGCTATTATAGAAGAGTTCGACAAGAAAACGCTGCTGATCAAAAATGTTCCCTACGGCGTTACCACCACTTCGATGATCGACAGCATCATCAAAGCCAATGACCAGGGCAAGATCAAGATCAAGAAAGTAACGGACAACACCGCTGCCGATGTGGAGATCCAGGTTGACCTGGCCCCCGGTATCTCTCCCGATATCACCATCGATGCCCTCTATGCATTCACCGATTGCGAAGTGAGCATTTCTCCCAATGCCTGCGTGATCGTAGACAAGAAACCAGTGTTCCTCGGCGTTCACGAGCTGCTGCGCGTTTCCGTGGAGAAAACAAAAGACCTCCTCAAGCGCGAGCTCGAGATCAAACTGGCGGAGCTGCAGGAAAAATGGCATTACACTTCGCTCGAAAAGATCTTCTTCGAAGAAAAGATTTACAAGGAGCTGGAGAAAAGACACGAGACCTGGGATAAGGTGCTGGACGCCATCGATAAGGCATTCAATCCTTTCAAGGCTCAACTGAAACGCGAGATCACCCGCGAAGACCTCATCAAGCTCACGGAGAAGCCTGTACGCAGGATCTACAAACTCGATATCGACGACCTGATCAACCAGATCAAGGGACTCGAAAAAGAGATCAAACAAGTGAAGCATGATCTGAACAACCTGATTGATTTTGCCGTGGCCTACTATGAGCGACTGAAAGAGAAATACGGGAAAACAAGAGAGCGTAAAACAGAGATCAAACCATTCGAAGTGGTGCAGGCGAAAGCCGTAGCCATCGCCAATGCCAAACTGTACGTGAACCGCGCAGACGGCTTTGTGGGCACAGGTTTGAAGAAAGATGAGTTTGTAGCCGATTGTTCTGACCTGGATGATGTGATCGTTTTCACCAGGGCAGGTAAGATGAAGATCGTGAAAGTATCTGACAAAACCTTCATCGGTAAAGACATCATCCATATCGCTATCTTCCAGAAGAACGATGAACGCACTACCTACAACATGATCTATGTTGATGCGAAGAGCGGCATCAGCTTCGCGAAGCGATTCAATGTAACAGGTATCACCCGCGATAAGGAATATGATCTCACCAAGGGTGCAGAGAAAAGCAAAGTGCATTATTTCACTGCCAATCCCAACGGTGAAGCAGAAGTGGTGAAAGTGATCCTGAGCCCGAATGCCAGTGCGCGTATCAAGGAATTCGATTTCTATTTTGAAGAGCTCGAGATCAAAGGACGCAGCAGTATGGGAAACCAGGTGACCAAGTATCCCATCAAGAACGTGAAGTTCAAGGAAGCCGGCAAATCCACGCTCGGCGGCCGTAAGCTCTGGTTCGATGATCAGTTCGGAAGGCTCAACACCGAAGAGAAAGGGGAGTACCTGGGCAGCTTCCAGGCGGAAGACAGATTGCTGGTATTCTACCACGATGGTACTTATATGATCACAGACCAGGAAGTGACCCAGCGTTTCGATCCCGAGAATGTGATCAGGATCGAGAAGTTCAATCCGGAGAAAACTGTTACCGCTATCTATCTCGATAACGATAAACAACAGTTCAACGTGAAGCGTTTCCGTATCGAGACTACCACCCTGTTCAATAAATTCACGATGATCAAGGAAGGTCCTGACAATTATCTCGAAGCTGTGAGCACCCATCCTGAGCCGATTGTGGTTATCAGACAGGGACGCGGCCAGCAGCAAAGAACTTCCAAGATCAAGATCAATGATTTTGTGGAAGTGATGGGCTGGAAAGCTGTTGGTAATAAGCTCGCTGATTTCAGCAAGAGCACCGAGTTTGAATGGGTGATGAAAGAAAAGAAAGAAGAAGCGAACGATCAGCCGGAGTTGTTTTAA
- a CDS encoding TonB-dependent receptor: MRFLVWLLAALPLFSFGNINSNEPDFGIIKGQVTTSDNKPATFVTVSLKGTKRSVVTEDDGSFIIQKVKPGTYQLEVTLVGYDPLVQEVTVGNNQTTALNLQLNVSSVQLTEVIVVHAKNRFATKRTETVARMPLRNLENPQVYNVVAQSLITEQIATERTDIFRNVPGAVPNFAAGGSQGLTMRGFQNTQGTRNGLATSAIAPMNPAILDRIEFIKGPVGTVFGGGRGITFGGTYNYVTKKPYDHFGGEISYTTGSYAFNRIQADVNTPLTIKGKQNAYFRIVGAYQSEGTFQDQGFAKNYTIAPSFRYEVNDKLTFNIEAEITRGNYTTTSFALDTLEKFSARSMKDIPIGYKQSLINNSLDINNGINNVQAQIEYKISNKWKSQTNFLYSEGFYKDFLWTTLTLLSDSTVARSTRNQTPETFGNIQAQQNFIGDFLIGKFRNRVVVGFDYNYNYNDLYRVTVPVDTVNFRKATIANYSADKVNVLSQQRGFGASKTKSSTYSVYLSDLFNITPELMAMVSLRMDRFNTEGTFNPATGKYTGAYNQTSWSPKFGLVYQPVKDRVSIFGNYMTGFLNQAPAAQPDGSTLILKPQYGNQLEGGVKLELFRNKLTGSISVYDISVTNSTRNETIGGKIFTVQDGTQQSRGVEVELIAAPVSGLNIIAGYAFNENKYKKASAALTGKYVTASPKNTANLWVSYTLLKGNLKGFGIGAGANYVDDSWYESRNLFVLPSYTLVNATVFYDQPAYRISVKANNLLNEEYWNSNGIAQKPSNFLVSLGLKF, translated from the coding sequence ATGAGATTCTTGGTTTGGCTTTTAGCAGCACTTCCCCTCTTCAGCTTTGGCAATATCAACAGCAATGAACCCGACTTTGGCATCATCAAAGGACAGGTAACTACCAGCGACAATAAACCCGCAACTTTCGTAACAGTTTCCCTGAAAGGAACCAAACGTTCCGTTGTTACGGAAGACGATGGAAGTTTCATAATCCAAAAGGTAAAGCCCGGAACTTACCAGTTAGAGGTTACGCTTGTTGGTTATGATCCCCTGGTACAGGAAGTAACTGTTGGAAACAATCAAACAACCGCATTGAATCTGCAGTTGAATGTATCAAGCGTTCAGTTGACAGAAGTAATTGTGGTACATGCGAAGAACCGTTTCGCTACCAAGAGAACAGAAACTGTTGCGCGTATGCCTCTCCGTAATCTTGAAAATCCACAGGTGTACAATGTGGTAGCGCAGAGCCTGATCACAGAACAGATCGCAACTGAGCGTACAGATATCTTCAGGAATGTTCCCGGTGCAGTTCCCAATTTCGCAGCAGGCGGCTCCCAGGGGCTGACCATGCGCGGATTCCAGAATACACAGGGCACCAGAAATGGATTGGCCACCAGCGCTATCGCTCCCATGAACCCTGCTATCCTCGACAGGATCGAATTTATCAAAGGACCAGTAGGTACTGTGTTTGGCGGCGGCCGCGGTATCACTTTCGGTGGTACTTATAACTATGTGACCAAGAAACCTTATGATCATTTCGGTGGCGAGATCAGCTATACCACCGGCAGCTATGCATTCAACCGTATCCAGGCCGATGTGAATACGCCGCTGACCATCAAAGGAAAGCAGAATGCTTATTTCCGCATCGTAGGTGCCTACCAGTCAGAAGGTACTTTTCAGGATCAGGGCTTTGCCAAAAACTATACAATCGCTCCCAGCTTCAGATACGAAGTAAATGATAAACTCACCTTCAACATTGAAGCAGAAATTACCCGTGGCAATTACACCACCACTTCCTTCGCGTTGGATACGCTTGAGAAATTCTCAGCACGCAGCATGAAGGATATTCCTATCGGTTACAAACAATCGCTGATCAATAATAGTCTTGATATCAATAACGGTATCAACAACGTGCAGGCGCAGATCGAATACAAGATCTCCAACAAATGGAAATCCCAGACCAACTTCCTGTATTCAGAAGGCTTCTACAAAGATTTCCTCTGGACTACACTCACACTGCTGTCTGACTCCACTGTTGCCCGTTCTACCAGGAATCAAACCCCTGAGACTTTCGGCAATATCCAGGCACAGCAAAACTTCATCGGTGATTTCCTGATCGGGAAATTTCGCAACAGGGTAGTGGTTGGTTTCGATTACAACTACAATTACAATGATCTTTATCGTGTAACCGTTCCCGTTGATACGGTGAATTTCAGAAAGGCAACTATTGCCAATTACAGTGCCGATAAAGTGAATGTACTTTCACAGCAACGTGGATTCGGCGCCAGCAAAACCAAATCCAGCACATACAGTGTTTATCTGTCTGATCTGTTCAATATCACACCTGAGCTGATGGCCATGGTGAGCCTGCGTATGGACAGATTCAATACTGAAGGAACTTTCAATCCTGCCACCGGAAAATATACCGGCGCCTACAATCAAACATCCTGGAGCCCCAAGTTCGGTTTGGTGTACCAGCCTGTTAAGGACCGTGTTTCGATCTTCGGTAACTATATGACAGGCTTCCTGAACCAGGCGCCCGCTGCACAGCCAGACGGCTCTACACTGATCCTGAAACCTCAGTATGGTAACCAATTGGAAGGCGGTGTAAAACTGGAATTGTTCCGCAACAAACTGACCGGTTCAATCAGCGTGTATGATATCTCCGTTACCAATTCCACCCGCAATGAAACGATCGGAGGAAAGATCTTCACTGTTCAGGATGGTACACAACAGAGCAGGGGCGTGGAAGTGGAGCTGATCGCTGCTCCGGTTTCTGGTCTGAATATCATTGCAGGTTATGCTTTCAATGAGAACAAATACAAGAAAGCAAGTGCTGCGCTCACTGGAAAATATGTAACTGCCAGTCCGAAAAATACAGCCAACCTGTGGGTTAGCTATACACTCCTGAAGGGTAACCTGAAAGGGTTCGGTATCGGTGCAGGTGCAAACTATGTTGATGACAGCTGGTACGAATCACGTAACCTGTTTGTATTACCTTCGTACACTTTGGTGAATGCAACAGTATTCTACGATCAGCCGGCTTATCGTATTTCTGTAAAAGCAAACAATTTGCTGAACGAAGAATACTGGAACTCCAACGGCATCGCCCAGAAGCCTTCCAACTTCCTGGTGAGCCTCGGACTTAAATTCTAA
- a CDS encoding PepSY-associated TM helix domain-containing protein, with the protein MTLKKLILQIHLWLGLATGLVVFIMGLTGAIYCFQPELSRLITQPYLKVQAQEKPFLPVTEYKRIAEAQLPGKKPTRILIKGPETAVIVQFSGKKPKPFSYAVFLNPYTGEVLKTRDMNSEFFRWVLNGHMYLWLPQPIGKAVTGASTLIFLVMVISGIVLWWPRNKARKKSSFKVKWSASPKRLNYDLHNVFGFYASWILIFTIITGLYWSYEFTSKATYWTFSGGESKPKTPAPKSVKMPLTDSSMQPLDKIFNQVRASYPAAKGFQVNIPQTDSAAILVRAYPDLDTYYQSDNVYFDQYSAKEIPVKFLGKYADANAGEKAIRMNYDIHVGAIAGLPGRILMFFVSLIAASLPVTGFYIWWGKKKKKSAAKVKPAIRKHTELQPA; encoded by the coding sequence ATGACCCTGAAAAAGCTCATATTACAAATACATCTCTGGCTCGGTCTCGCAACCGGGCTGGTTGTTTTTATCATGGGCCTCACCGGCGCCATTTATTGTTTTCAACCTGAGCTTTCGAGACTCATCACTCAACCTTACCTGAAAGTACAGGCGCAGGAAAAACCTTTCCTGCCTGTAACCGAGTATAAACGAATTGCTGAGGCGCAACTGCCCGGAAAGAAACCCACCCGCATCCTCATCAAAGGGCCTGAAACCGCAGTGATAGTACAGTTCTCAGGCAAGAAGCCGAAACCATTTTCCTATGCTGTGTTCCTCAATCCTTACACCGGCGAAGTATTGAAGACCCGCGATATGAACTCCGAATTCTTCCGCTGGGTATTGAACGGACATATGTATCTCTGGTTGCCGCAACCCATTGGCAAAGCCGTTACCGGAGCCAGTACATTGATCTTCCTCGTGATGGTGATCAGTGGCATCGTACTCTGGTGGCCCAGAAATAAAGCCCGAAAAAAGAGCAGTTTCAAAGTGAAATGGTCCGCATCTCCCAAAAGACTCAATTACGACCTGCATAATGTGTTCGGTTTCTATGCAAGCTGGATCCTCATCTTTACTATTATCACAGGTTTATACTGGAGCTACGAGTTCACCAGCAAGGCAACCTACTGGACATTCAGCGGTGGGGAGTCAAAGCCCAAAACACCCGCTCCGAAATCAGTGAAGATGCCGCTAACGGACAGCAGCATGCAACCACTGGACAAGATCTTCAACCAGGTAAGAGCTTCTTACCCCGCCGCCAAAGGATTCCAGGTGAATATCCCGCAAACTGATTCTGCAGCTATACTGGTTCGTGCATATCCTGACCTCGATACCTATTATCAAAGCGATAACGTTTATTTCGATCAATACTCGGCAAAGGAAATTCCTGTGAAATTCCTGGGTAAGTACGCAGATGCCAATGCCGGTGAGAAAGCGATCCGGATGAACTACGATATCCATGTGGGCGCTATCGCCGGACTGCCCGGACGTATCCTGATGTTCTTCGTTTCCCTTATCGCGGCTTCCTTGCCCGTTACCGGATTTTATATCTGGTGGGGTAAGAAGAAAAAGAAATCAGCTGCAAAAGTGAAACCCGCCATCCGCAAACATACAGAACTGCAGCCTGCCTGA